In a single window of the Candidatus Limnocylindrales bacterium genome:
- a CDS encoding ATP-binding cassette domain-containing protein, giving the protein MSSASDAELAATAAAIALKQGNSGAPAVDPDARITVQDVTMAFGDFVVMRDINFTVQRGDVFIIMGASGCGKSTLLRHMIGLLEPAKGEIFYGSESFTNASPEKREQMLRTFGVLYQGGGLWSSMTLAENVALPLAEFTDLKPAQIREIAALKLSLVGLAGFEDYYPSQISGGMQKRAGLARAMALDPDILFFDEPSAGLDPISSRLLDELILELQASLGSTAVVVTHELASIFTIGNNSVFLDIDTRTMIAQGNPRELRDSHPDPKVRRFLNRSAGDEDQGHVQEK; this is encoded by the coding sequence ATGTCCTCGGCATCTGATGCAGAGCTCGCCGCGACGGCGGCCGCGATCGCCCTGAAGCAGGGAAACAGCGGCGCGCCCGCCGTCGATCCGGATGCGCGCATCACGGTGCAGGATGTCACGATGGCGTTCGGCGACTTCGTCGTCATGCGCGACATCAATTTCACCGTCCAGCGCGGCGACGTGTTCATCATCATGGGCGCGAGCGGTTGCGGAAAGAGCACGCTGCTGCGCCACATGATCGGCCTGCTCGAGCCCGCCAAAGGCGAGATCTTCTACGGCAGCGAAAGCTTCACGAACGCGTCACCCGAGAAGCGCGAACAGATGCTGCGCACGTTCGGCGTGCTCTATCAGGGCGGCGGGCTGTGGAGCTCGATGACGCTCGCCGAAAACGTCGCGCTTCCGCTCGCCGAGTTCACCGACCTCAAGCCGGCCCAGATCCGCGAGATCGCTGCGCTCAAGCTCTCGCTCGTCGGCCTTGCCGGCTTCGAGGACTATTATCCGTCGCAGATCAGCGGCGGCATGCAGAAACGGGCGGGCCTCGCGCGTGCGATGGCGCTCGATCCCGACATCCTGTTCTTCGACGAGCCGTCGGCCGGACTCGATCCGATCAGCTCGCGCCTGCTCGACGAGCTGATCCTCGAGCTGCAGGCGAGCCTCGGGTCGACCGCAGTGGTCGTCACGCACGAGCTCGCGAGCATCTTCACAATCGGTAACAATAGCGTCTTCCTCGACATCGACACGCGAACGATGATTGCCCAGGGAAACCCACGCGAGCTGCGCGATTCGCATCCGGATCCGAAAGTACGGCGCTTCCTCAATCGCAGCGCAGGAGACGAGGACCAAGGCCATGTCCAAGAAAAGTAG